The Callithrix jacchus isolate 240 chromosome 7, calJac240_pri, whole genome shotgun sequence DNA window AAATAGTACCATCTAAGTCAGCCAGGCTTAAAGGTACCCAAACAATCTGAGGGCATACAGGCCTAGAATCAACTTGTACACTGTGTACACAAAGTTAAGAAGCTCCGGGAATTTTAAGTATAAATGAGCAGGCACAGTGATATCCTTAGGGTCCATCGCTGAGTTATCTAaagtgtaaaattattttaattgctaACGAACTTTTTTACAAAAAGGCCTTCTTACAATACAGACTCAAGAAAGGTGGAGGTATTAAGTCAggaatttatttaatgtttcaaaACGCAAATAAAATTCCACTAAAATGAACTCTATAGTAGCCATTCATGGAAAAGTTGAGATAGAATTTTTTTATGGTATTTGTGACTTTAAACAAGTCGAAACCTCTTTTAGTCTCGGTTttgccatctataaaatgagaatcacAAGGAGTTCATCCAGCTTTCTAATAAGCCTACTCTATAAATATAGCAAGAGAAATCATTTAAACTCAACAACCAGGAAAGGGTGAAAAGTTTATGTTCAAATGTTTGCTCCAAGAAGTACGAAGAGTTTTTCTCCtaccaatagaaaaaaatattaaagatccAACATAAAAATACTACCTCTACCACCTTTCCTTCCCCCAAGTTTCTGGACCCTTGTGATTGTTACAACTAGTTTGGGGGTGACTTTTCATCAAAAGTGGTTAGAATATTCGAAGTACATACAGCATGGTTTTTAGTGTCAGACACTTAGACAAGTATAGTAGTTCTAACACATATTATGTGCCATTAGGCAAATTACTAAATGACTCTGAACTTGTTTCCTTACTTGTAAAAGGGAAATACTAATGGTACCTACACCTCATAGGGTTTTTTTATTTGTGACCCTAAGTATAAACACTGCTTGTTGCATAATGTATAACACTGTTTATTATAATGCTACGTGCATActatgttcaataaatgttaattatttttattactgaatgtttgactaaaaaaaaaacctgttaataaatgtaaaaaggacACAGAAAAAACAGTACTAGATATCTCTACAGTCCCCAAATTCCATAAATGTTCTTGAAAAAAATCTGCTGTCACTAACCCAACCCAATTGAAACCAGAATTGGCAGGATGACCATCCATACTCCAGATACAGAAGTAAATTGCTTTGtgctgagagatttttttaatgggattttacCTAGAAATCAATCCAAAATATAGACCACGCTACAATCTTACCTCTGTGAACTTGTTGAGAGTAGCATTGGTAGGGTTGTGAGTTATCAGAAAACGCATGTTCTCATAGGAGATCTCCACAGGGGCTGGACGGTTCATTATGGCAAATAAAAAGTGTGAGCGTGCGTGTGAGTGTGATGgggaaagtggaaaaaaaaaaatcaataaatcttgaAATGTTTCACagcagaaaacattaaaaagaccACTAAAATGCCTATTATCAATCACTGTTTTCTCTATTCAACTTGTTTATTCCTTATGAAGCTTCTCTCTTCAAGATAAGCAAAAGTATTTAGAATCCACTTGAATCCAAATTCAACTTGGGCCTCAATTTCTGCAGATGGATACCTTCGGACTCCAAAAAACCCAACTACATACAAAACTTAAGCAGCCTTTACTACATTTAGGCACTAGTGAGACAAGTTAAAAGTTAGGTCACTTTCCACTTTTGTTTACTTGATGCTTAATTTTACTGGAGTCATTAAAAGAAATATgcttgcaatttaaaaaaaaaaaaaaagccaactatTTCTGAGGCCAGTCTCGGTGTCCAGGAGTCTTCAAGGCAATGTTAATTATGGCACATAGAACCTCCAAGCTCACTTGTCAGCGAAAACGCTGTGCTGAGCCTGGCAGAAATCTGCCCTCACACTCAGAATCGCCATAAATGTGCAACGTATATTCCAACGAAAAAcctggagaagaaaagaataaataaaatgaactggAGGCTGATAGCATTATAAACACAAATGCCTGAAGTCAAAATACATTCTTTATAAGCCCAAAGCCAAGTGAAATGTCACCAATTATAAGTTATTGCCATCTATGAAGAACTGAATAAAGCAGTATTatcaagagttttaaaaatcagagattCAAAGGTatgtcatttttttccaaatttttcagaaaatttcaaaagtttGAAAACAGTAGCAGATACTGTTCATGTGCTAACAATGAAGTTTAATGTGCTAATaagattacttttattttatttaaaaaatatataaaattattttctttaaaaaaagattactttttttttgagacggagtttcactcgttacccagactagagtgcaatggcacgatctcggctcaccgcaatccgcctcctgggttcaagcaattctcctgccgcagcctcctgagtagctgggactacaggcatgcaccaccatgcccagctaatttttgtatttttagtagagacggggtttcaccttgttgaccaggatggtctcgatctcttgacctcatgatccacccgcctcagcctcccaaattgctgggattataggcgtgagccactgcgcccggccaaaacaaGATTACTTTTAACtcgaataatttttaaataattaaaagatacTTGAAGAAAACTTCCCtccatgaactttttttttttttggagacagagtctcactctgttacccaggctgaggtgcaatggagaaatctcaactcactgcaacctccgccccctaggttcaagcaattctcctgcctcggcctcccaaagtactgagattacaggcataaactatGGCGCCTAGCCCAAAAACTCTTTTCATAGTTTACGAAGatcttatttttctgctttgatgGTTAAGTCCTTCACATATACTCTTTGATTAAAATAAGGTATACCTGGCCGGGctcggtggttcacacctgtaatcccagcactttgggaggccgaggagggcagatcacctgaggtcaggagttcaagaccagcctggccaacatggtgaaattccgtctctactaaaaatacaaaaatcaattagctgggcatggtggcgcatgcctgcaatcccagctacttgggaggttgaggcaggagaatagattgaaccagggagtcagaggttgcagtgagccaagatcacgacactgcactccagcctggcaacagagcaaacctccatctcaaaaaaaaaaatagccgggcatggtggtgggcacctgtaattccaactacttgggaggtagagacaggagaattgcttgaacctgggaggcggaggttgcagtgaactgagactgcaccattgcactccagtctggtcaacaagaacaaaactccgttacacacacacacacaaaaatacaaacacacacacacccctgtaaATGGGTAGAGGATATTAACCAAAATTCCACTTTgaggattttgttcttttctatctGAAGTATATGTGTTGGCCCTTAATTATAAGACTAGCTCAAAAGGcactctaaaaaaattatttcctggccggatgcggtggctcacgcctgtaatctcagcactttgggaggccgaggcgggtggatcacgaggtcaagagatcgagaccatcctggtcaacatggtgaaaccccatcactactaaaaacacaaaaaattagctgggcatggtggcgcgtgcctgtaatcccagctactcaggaggctgaggcaggagaattgcctgaacccaggaggcagaggttgtggtgagccgagatcgtgccattgcactccagcctgggtaacaaggacgaaactccgtctcaaaaaaaaaaaaaaaaaaattatttcctgtgAACCAACTCTATACTGATAGTACTTtcctgtatgatactgtaatgttTCACACAATGCAGTGGACGTAACCAACTTGTTACATAAATAAAgaattgactttttttaaaattacttcctTTTCCTCACAACTCTGAGTTGTTGTTACTACATACAAGGAATGAGGAAAGAGGATCAAAGAAATGAAGTGACTTGCCTAACATCACACAATGGTAAGTTTTAACTGAGCCCAAATTCAAACCAAGTCTTCTGTTAGTCCTATTTTTTTTCAGTGTACCACAATGACTGCTGATTCAACTAATGTATAAATCTCATCCTCTCCTTTCTAGTTGTttacctttttattatttcttacataATAATTGCCTcaagaatacaaaattatttgaAGGTCACTGATTCACACAGACTTCTCCCCAAACATTAATTCCTACCAAAAAACAAGAGGTGGCAgaattttcattatcattttagGCCTGCTGCTTTGAAACACAGTACTCTTTACAGTTGGCTTAGTCAGTGAACGTCAACATAATCATAAATTCCTCTGGAAACAGGGACAAAGCTTAAGTTATTTTCCTTAAATTGCTAATAAAGGCTTCTTTAgaagtctctaaaaaaaatagctgtgatCAGACAGAAAAAGGTATGAAAGATAATGACTACAGAACCATtttcaggaagaaactgaaatatATAGGTAAGTAGGTAGGCCTACAAAGTTCCAAAACTATCCATCTATCCTCAAGCCTTTTTTTATGATACTctaatggcattttattttctaaattgcaCACTTGTGATTATATAACCATGGacacaaacataaaattaaaatatagaagacaaatgaaattcaaaatggCATTCTAAGAACTTCAATAATACCGTAGCAGAATGAGTTACTCACtacagtaaaaacacaaaatatctacactcaaaactaaaaacaaaaatatactccATCACTCTTCCTACCTCAAAATTCTACCAGTAACCCCAAAACATAGCCACCTTAGATTATAGAGGAAAGCATTTCATAAAGTACTCCTTGCCCAGTCAAATTTCAGAACCAACAGAAACATCCACTACTcggaccttttaaaaaataaaaaagtttgggGTTCAAAGGTTAACGTGACTTAAGTAAGATCACAATGCTAGTTAGTAGCAGCTTAAGAACAAAAACCCAGGTgtctttatataatttatttattttgagacaggttctctctcacccaggctgagtacagtggcacgatcatggctcactgcagcctcaacttcctggctcaagcaatcctcccacctcagcctcctgaggagctgggactacaggtgcataccaccaggctgatctcgaattcctggatGTAAaccaatctcctgcctcagcctcccaaagtgttgggcttacaggtgtgaggcaccgtgcccagcccacataTTTTGTATCTTCTTCCCCCCCCGCCCCgctaagacagagtctcactctgttgcccaggctggagtgcagtggcacaatttcggctcactgcaacctccatctccccggttcaagtgattctcctgcctcaacctcccaagtagctgggattacaggcacatgctaccatgcccagctaatttttgtacttttagtagagacagggtttcaccatgttgcccaggctggtctcaaagtcctgacctcgtgatctgcccacctcagcctcccaaagtgtggggattacaggcgtaagcaaccacacccagcctcttcttacttttattttctgagatagggtctttctctattacccaggctaaaatgtagtggtgctatcatagctcacagcaacctcaaacttcagggcacaagtgatcctcctgcctcagcctcttgagtagctaggaccatgggtacatgccactgtgcccggctaatatttttctaagttatttgtagagatgggggccttgctatgttgcccaggctggtctcaaactcctgggctcaagtgatcttccagccttggcctcctaaagcactgggattacaggcctcctGAGCCACTGAGTCTAGCCCCACATATATTTCAAGTCACAATCTTCCATACAAGTGTCAAATATCTGCTTGGATGTTCATCTCCAACTCTGTGACCTTAAAATAAGGTGGGGGAGCGGGTGGAGTTTATTAAAGTAACTACTCAAAGAATAATAGTTTGCATGCAATGCAGAGCAAAACACAAGGAAATTCTAACCTATTTGAATCCCTTTGGTTCAATAACATTTATCACAGCAAATGTGTGTCAGCTGAGTAAAGGCACTGAAAGACCTGCATTGTAGTGAAAGCCAGGTTTAAACCTTACAGCTCCAGCATTAAGTTTTCTACCTAGTCTCCAGTGTTTGTCTGCTCAGCAAACAGCTATCCCATCTTACTCCCACAACCTCATTTTGGAAAGACCATTTCTAGGAATAAAGATAATTCATTATTACATTTTCAATTCTTAATACTGAGAACCCAGCAAAATAACTTCTGCCAAAAGAAACAGTACCTTCTAGCACTGTTAACAGATACATGATAAAAACAAGCTCTGTTCCCTCCCCCTCCATCAAGAATTCAACTACACATCAACAGTTACATTTTGCACCTGTCAATTCAGTTAAACTAATGTTAATTCCTGTGACACACTTAAGAATGCAAAGCAAACAGCACGTAAAAAAATCATAAACCTATCACAGCTGGAAAGCACTCAAAAGCTCCAGAACcctatatattttaacataaattcaGGGCATGTACACTATACAAAAAAATTCTCCTGAAGCTGTCTCTCTGGCATTAATTCTGCTCTATCTACTTAAGTAAACATTGATTATTGTTTTAACTTACCAAGTGATGAAAGAGGCTAGTTTACTATAACAGTGGTAAATTCAAATATACACCCAAATATTGTCTCTgtcatttaattttatcttccaTAAAACCTAACTTttagccgggtacagtggctcacacctgtaatcccagcactttgggaggccaaggcgagtggatcacgaggtcaagagatggagaccatcctggtcaacatggtgaaaccctgtctctactaaaaatacaaaaaattagctgggcatggtggtgcgtgcctgtaatcccagctactcaggaggctgaggcaggagaattgcctgaacccaggaggcggaggttgcactccagcctgggtaacaagagcgaaactccgtctcaaaaaaaaaaaaaaaaccccaactttttaaatgctaaatttGGGACATTTCGATTTCCTAGGCAACATATccatttttaacaaaagaatgTAACTTTACTGAAGGATGAAAAAGGATAGTCTGTGACAGAGAAGTCCTTTTAAATTAAGAAAGGGATGCAGGGAGGTAagggataaaaaagaaagaaaaaactatgcAGAggtcaaaaagaataaaatgtctgTATGACCTGATATGTAAAGACAGctaataagtaaaaagaacacagtacaCGACAGTATCAACAGTGTGGTAAGAAGTATTTGTGAGTACTGCATGCATTCATACACACGGACTATCTGGAAGATTACAAAGAGAAGAGGTAACAGTGGTTTCCTGGGGGTGAGATAGGGCCAGGAACACAGGACTGGAGGCTGGCGGTCAAAAGCGTGATTTACTACATCCTTAACATATTTCTTTTGAACTGTTTTAACTTTTCCCATGTACATACagtattaccttttttttttttttttttgagacggagtttcgctcttgttacccaggctggagtgcgacctccgcctcctgggttcaggcaattctcctgcctcagcctcctgagtagctaggattacaggcacatgccaccacgcccagctaattttttgtatttttagtagacggggtttcaccatgttgaccagaatggtctcgatctcttgacctcgtgatccacccgcctcggcctcccaaagtgctgggattataggcgtgagccactgtgcccggccacagtattacctttaaaaaaaattctacagtCATAAGAACCCTATAATGATTTACAATCAAACTACATTCTTAACGGTTCTATAATCATAGTATTAGAAAGAGCCTCCAGAGAGCTAGTCTCTATCCCAGGCAGGTCTGTACCTACGCAATTCCATAAATCCTTTTCTCCCCTGTTAAAGagactaaatgaataaaattcatgTCCTGCCTTGGCAACAGTAATTCTAAGTTTAACTACAAATAAAGTCAATTTAAAAGTATGAGGGAATTTTATAAAAGCAGCTTCATGTAATGTGACCCAATCTTACTgggcatcattttaaaaatcctatcaattggctgggcacggtggctcatgcctgtaatcccagcactttgggaggctgaggtgggctgatcacctaaggtcaggagatccagaccatcctggccagcatggtgaaaccctatctctactaaaaatacaaaaattagctgggcatggctgcatgtgcctgtaatcccagctactcagggggctgagacgggagaatcgcttgaacctgggaggcagagattgttgcagtgagctgagatcacgccactgcactccagcctggcaacagagtagactccatctcaaaaaaataaataagtaaataaaaattaaaatcctatCAATCCACTCACATCACGCTTTCTACTAAGAAATCATCTCTTTACATTTACAAATTAAATGATACAATAAGCCATCTAATTTGATGCGCTATGCCAGTATTCAACAAATTAAAACACcacattaaaatataaaggtACTATAAAAGAATTCCAGATTTAAGGAAATACAGTCTAAAAGCAAAGGTCTAATAAAATGAGTATGCATGTATTTACTATGTTACTTTTCTTACCAAAAATTTAGAGGAACTCATGCAAATTTGAGTTTTGCAGCTTGCTTTCTACAATCAGGCAACATGAAAGCCTAATAAtaatgtggccaggcgcggtggctcacacctataatcccagcactttgggaggctgcaccgggtggatcacaaggtcaggagttggagaccagtctggccaagacggtgaaaccccgtctccactaaaaataaaatttataaaaactcagctgggcttaatggcaggcgcttgtagtcctagctactcgctTATAgtcgtagctacttgggaggctgaggcagatgaatcgcctgaacccaggaggtggaggttgcagtgagccaagatcgtgccactgcactccagcctagatgaccaagtgagacctccatctcaaaaaaaaaagaaagaaagcttaatAATGTAATATACAACTAAAACCTTGCAACAATTTTTTCCTAAAGCAAATTCTCTTCATGTCAATAGCCACTTATATTTCcccttaaaataaatatataaaatctaatCTGTCAACAGAGAAGAATTTATCCTCCTCAAGAGCTAGGCATTTTCCTCAAATTCTTCCattaattcaaatatttacagaacatgtcACATAGGTCacatacactttttcttttttcttttctttttttttgaggagtctcactctgtcacccaggctggagtacagtggtgtgatcgcagttcactgcaacctccacctcccaggttcaagcaattctcctgcctcggcctcccaaagtagctgggactactacaggcaagtgccaccacacccggctaattttttgtatttttagtagagatggggtttcacagtgttagccaggatggtctccatctcctaactTCAtggatccacacgccttggcctcccaaagtgctgggactacaggtgtgagccaatgtgcccagccctgGGTTCCATATCCTTACAAGTTCAAGAGcagtaagcaaaacaaaaattcctaACAGGATGGATCTTACACTTAACTGGGCagaaaaaaaggcataaaaatgtcACTGCtggtcaggctcagtggctcacgcctgtaatcccagcactttgggaggccgaggtgggcagatcatgaggtcaagatatcgagaccatcctgcccaacatagtgaaacagcatctctactaaaacacaaaaattagctgggtgtggtggcacgtgcctgtagtcctagtctcagaaggctgaggcagaattgcttgaa harbors:
- the LOC128932618 gene encoding uncharacterized protein LOC128932618 isoform X1 codes for the protein MVFRWNIRCTFMAILSVRADFCQAQHSVFADK
- the LOC128932618 gene encoding uncharacterized protein LOC128932618 isoform X3; this translates as MAILSVRADFCQAQHSVFADK